The following coding sequences are from one Bradyrhizobium sp. WSM471 window:
- a CDS encoding dioxygenase has product MIIAGEQDVTAAALAVMQRTSDPRLRQIMVSLVKHLHGFVRDVRLTEKEFRDATAVIAELGKLSTDTHNEVVLMAGSLGVSPLVCLLNNGDQGNTETDQSLLGPFWRLNSPRVENGGSIVRSETPGAPLFVNGRVVDKDGRPVAGAEVDVWHASPVGLYENQDPEQADMNLRGKFTTDQDGAFSFRSVMMVGYPIPTDGVVGRLLEAQSRHPYRPAHLHALVFKPGFKVLISQVYDPADPHIDSDVQFGVTKALLGKFLRHDTPHPTGRDVATPWYSLDHVYRLEAGEAVLPRPPIK; this is encoded by the coding sequence ATGATCATCGCGGGCGAGCAGGACGTCACGGCCGCGGCATTGGCGGTGATGCAGCGGACATCCGATCCCCGGCTGCGTCAGATCATGGTCTCCCTGGTCAAGCATCTGCACGGTTTCGTTCGCGACGTTCGCCTGACCGAGAAGGAATTCCGCGACGCCACGGCTGTTATCGCCGAACTCGGCAAGCTCTCGACCGACACGCACAACGAGGTCGTGCTGATGGCAGGCTCGCTCGGCGTCTCGCCGCTGGTGTGCCTGCTGAACAATGGTGATCAGGGTAACACGGAAACCGACCAGTCGCTGCTCGGACCATTCTGGCGGCTGAACTCGCCGCGGGTGGAAAATGGCGGATCGATCGTTCGCTCCGAGACCCCTGGCGCGCCGCTGTTCGTCAACGGCCGCGTCGTGGACAAGGACGGTCGCCCCGTCGCCGGCGCCGAGGTCGACGTCTGGCACGCATCGCCGGTTGGTCTCTATGAAAACCAGGACCCTGAGCAGGCCGACATGAACCTGCGCGGCAAGTTTACGACCGACCAGGACGGAGCCTTCTCGTTCCGCTCCGTGATGATGGTCGGCTATCCCATCCCGACCGACGGCGTGGTCGGCCGCCTCCTGGAGGCGCAGAGCCGGCATCCCTATCGCCCCGCGCACCTGCATGCGTTGGTTTTCAAACCCGGATTCAAGGTGCTGATCTCGCAGGTCTACGACCCCGCCGATCCGCATATCGATAGCGACGTGCAGTTCGGCGTGACCAAGGCGCTGCTCGGCAAGTTCCTGCGCCATGACACACCACACCCAACCGGGCGCGACGTCGCGACGCCCTGGTATTCGCTCGACCATGTCTACCGGCTCGAAGCCGGCGAGGCCGTCCTGCCGCGTCCGCCGATCAAATAG
- the pcaF gene encoding 3-oxoadipyl-CoA thiolase — MRDVFICDAVRTPIGRFGGSLAKVRADDLAAAPIKALMAKHPNLEWAEVDEVFFGCANQAGEDNRNVARMALLLAGLPDSVPGQTLNRLCASGLDAVGAAGRAIRSGEIELAIAGGVESMTRAPFVMGKAQEAFSRSAEIFDTTIGWRFINPLLKAQYGVDAMPETGENVAEEFQVSRADQDAFAIRSQQRAGAAIAAGYFAEEITPITIPGGKAGPVIVDKDEHPRPETTLEALTKLRPIVRNPGTVTAGNASGVNDGAAAMILASEAAVKKHGLTPRARILGLASAGVPPRIMGIGPVPATRKLMARLGKKISDFDLIELNEAFASQGIACMRQLGVADDADFVNPHGGAIALGHPLGMSGARLALTAVHGMEKRGGKLALATMCVGVGQGVAVAIEKLN; from the coding sequence ATGCGTGACGTCTTTATCTGCGATGCCGTGCGGACCCCGATCGGCCGTTTTGGCGGCTCGCTCGCCAAGGTGCGTGCCGACGACCTGGCGGCGGCCCCGATCAAGGCTCTGATGGCCAAGCACCCCAATCTTGAATGGGCTGAGGTCGACGAGGTCTTCTTCGGCTGTGCCAACCAGGCCGGCGAGGACAACCGCAACGTGGCACGCATGGCGCTCCTGCTTGCGGGCCTGCCGGATTCGGTTCCGGGCCAGACCCTGAACCGGCTCTGTGCCTCCGGCCTCGATGCGGTCGGTGCCGCCGGCCGCGCCATCCGTTCCGGCGAGATCGAGCTTGCGATTGCCGGCGGCGTCGAATCCATGACGCGCGCGCCCTTTGTGATGGGCAAGGCGCAGGAAGCGTTCTCGCGCTCGGCTGAGATCTTCGACACCACGATCGGCTGGCGCTTCATCAATCCGCTGCTGAAGGCGCAGTATGGCGTCGACGCGATGCCCGAGACCGGCGAGAACGTCGCCGAGGAATTCCAGGTCTCCCGCGCCGATCAGGACGCGTTCGCGATCCGCTCGCAGCAGCGCGCGGGCGCCGCGATCGCGGCCGGCTATTTCGCCGAAGAAATCACCCCGATCACCATTCCGGGCGGCAAGGCCGGCCCTGTCATCGTCGACAAGGACGAGCATCCGCGCCCCGAGACCACGCTGGAGGCCCTGACCAAGCTCAGGCCGATCGTGCGCAATCCCGGCACGGTGACCGCCGGCAACGCCTCCGGCGTCAACGACGGCGCCGCCGCAATGATCCTGGCGTCCGAGGCCGCCGTGAAGAAGCACGGCCTGACGCCCCGCGCGCGCATCCTCGGCCTCGCCTCGGCCGGCGTGCCGCCGCGCATCATGGGCATCGGCCCGGTGCCGGCAACCCGCAAGCTGATGGCGCGTCTCGGCAAGAAGATCAGCGATTTCGACCTGATCGAGCTCAACGAAGCGTTCGCCTCGCAGGGTATCGCCTGCATGCGCCAGCTCGGCGTTGCCGACGATGCCGATTTCGTCAATCCGCATGGCGGTGCGATCGCGCTCGGTCATCCCCTCGGCATGAGCGGCGCGCGCCTCGCGCTCACCGCGGTGCACGGCATGGAAAAGCGCGGCGGCAAGCTGGCGCTTGCCACCATGTGCGTCGGCGTCGGTCAGGGCGTGGCTGTCGCGATCGAGAAGCTGAACTGA